The Fusobacterium sp. SYSU M8D902 nucleotide sequence AGAAGATAGTGATAAACAAAAGATAAAAGAGATGTTAGTAGCTAGAGGAAAAGAGAGAAAACCGTTACAATATTTACTTGGTGAGTGGGAATTTTATGGTTATCCATTTAAAGTAGATGAGAGAGTTTTAATTCCAAGAGCTGATACAGAGATCTTAGTAGAGCAATGTAAATACTTGGTAAATGATTTACCAACACCAAAAATCTTAGATATAGGGACAGGAAGTGGAGCTATAGCTATCACTTTAGGAAAAGAGTTAGCAAATGCTCATATACTAGGATTGGATATAAGTGAGGGAGCTCTAGCAGTTGCAACTGAAAATAGAGATTTAAATGGAGCACAGAATGTGAAGTTTTTAAAATCAGATGTATTTTCAGTTTTAAGAAATGAGAAGTATAAAAATGTAAAATTTAATTTAATTATATCAAACCCACCATATATTCCAACAGATGAGTATAGAGAGTTAATGCCAGAGGTTTTAAAATATGAGCCACAAAATGCCCTTACAGATGGGGGAGATGGATACTTTTTTTATGAAAAAATATCAAAGGAGGCTTCAGAGTTTTTAACAAAAGATGGGTATTTAGCTTTTGAAGTAGGATATAATCAAGCAGAGAAAGTAGCTGAATTTATGAGAGAAAACAGTTTTGATGTTATCTCTATAGTTAAAGATTATGGTGGAATAGATAGAGTAGTAATTGGAAAGAGAAGAGAGGAAAATTAATGTCTACAAAACTACATGATTATGATTATTATTTACCAGAAGAGTTGATAGGTCAGGAGCCAAGAGAGCCAAGAGATCATGCAAAGCTTATGTTGGTTGATAAAAATAATAAAAAATTAGAGCATAAACATTTTTATGATATAATAGATTATCTTCATGAGGGAGATATCTTAGTTAGAAATTCTACTAAGGTAATACCAGCCAGATTATTTGGACATAAAGAGACTGGTGGAGTACTGGAGATTTTACTAATTAAAAGAATAAATCTAGACACTTGGGAGTGTCTATTGAAACCTGCAAAAAAATTGAAATTGGGACAAAAGCTTTATGTAGGACAAAATAATGAGCTTATTGCAGAGTTGATAGAGATAAAAGATGATGGAAATAGGGTATTAAAGTTTAGCTATGAAGGAGCTTTTGAAGAGGTGTTAGATAAACTTGGGAATATGCCACTACCACCATATATAGTAGAGAGTTTGAAAGAGAAAGAGAGATATCAAACTGTGTATGCTCAAAAAGGTGAATCAGTAGCAGCACCAACTGCAGGATTACACTTTACAAAGGAATTATTAGAAAAAATAGAAAAAAAAGGGATAAAAATTGTAGATATATTTTTAGAGGTAGGTTTAGGAACATTTAGACCAGTTCAAACAGAGGATGTGTTAGATCATAAGATGCATGAGGAGATGTTTGAAATTCCTAAAGAAGCAGCAGATATAATAAATCAAGCAAAATTAGAAGGAAAGAGAGTAATCTCTGTAGGAACTACAAGTACTAGAGCATTAGAATCATCTGTAGATGAAAATGGAAAAGTGGTAGCTCAAAAAAATAGTACAGAGATATTCATATATCCAGGGTATAAATTTAAAGTTGTAGATGCATTAATAACAAACTTTCATTTACCTAAGTCAACACTATTAATGCTTGTATCAGCTTTTTCAAATAGAGAGTTTATGTTAGATGTTTATAGAACTGCTGTGGAAGAGAGATATCATTTCTTCAGTTTTGGAGATGCAATGTTTATCTATTAATGGAGTTGATAGAATGAGAATAATAGCAGGAGATGCAAAAAATAAAAAGATAAAGAGTAGAAAGGGAACAGACACTAGACCAACATTGGGGAGTATGAAGGAATCACTATTTTCAATTATTGCTCCGTATGTTCCAGACTCTATATTTTTAGATCTGTTCAGTGGAAGTGGAAGCATATCTTTAGAGGCTTTAAGCAGAGGAGCTAAGAGAGCTGTTATGATTGAAAAAGATAGTGAAGCTTTAAAATTCATAATAGAGAATGTAAATAACTTAGGGTATGAGGACAGATGCAGAGCTTATAAAAATGATGTAATCAGAGCTGTAGAGATCTTGGGAAGAAAAGGAGAAAAATTCAATATAATTTTTATGGATCCTCCATATAAAGATGAAACTTGTACAAGAGTTATGAAGGCTATAGAAAAGAATGGAATTTTAGCAGATGATGGACTTATAATTTGTGAACACCATGTTTTTGAAGAGATGGCTGATGTTATTGGTGAGTATAAAAAGGCTGATGAGAGAAAATATGGTAAAAAATGTATAACATTCTACACAAGATAAGGAGATAACTATGAAATTTGAAGAGAATCTTGCAGAGATAGATGGGATAATAGAGAAATTAGAGAGTGGAGAGCTTTCTCTAGCTGAATCTATAAAAGAGTATGAAATAGCTATGAAACTTCTAAAAAAATCTTCAGATCTACTGAATAAAGCTGAGGGAAAAGTTTTAAAAGTGGTAGAGAAGGATGAAGATCTATTGATTGAGGAGGTATAAGATGTTATTAAAAGAGTATCTTGAAACAGGAAAAAAATTAGTAGAATCAGGAATAGACAAATATTTAAGTGAGTTGAGCTATCCAGAGGTCATAGCTGAAGGGATGAAATATGCTGTTTTAAATGGTGGAAAAAGATTGAGACCAATCTTACATTTTATGACATTAGAGATATTAGGTTGTAAAAAAGAGATGGGACTAGCAACAGCGTCAGCTATTGAGATGATACACTCATACTCTTTAGTTCATGATGATCTACCAGCTTTAGATAATGATGATTACAGAAGAGGAAAATTAACAACTCATAAGAAATTTGGAGAGGCTCAAGGAATTTTAATAGGAGATGCTCTATTAACTCATGCTTTCTATGTACTTACTGAGAAGAACTCAGAGCTTTCACCTGAAAAAATAGTTGAGATAGTGAAATTAACATCTAGTTATGCTGGAATAAATGGTATGATAGGTGGACAGATGGTAGATATAGAGAGTGAAGGGAAAAAGATTTCATTGGAAACTTTGAAGTATATGCACGCTAATAAAACAGGAAAATTATTGAGACTTCCTGTTGAGACAGCTTGTGTTATAGCTGGAGCTACCAAAGAGGATAGAGATGTACTTTTAAAATACTCTGAGTTAGTCGGATTGGCTTTTCAAATAAAAGATGATATTCTAGATATAGAGGGAGATTTTGAAAGTATAGGAAAACCAGTAGGAAGTGACCTTGAACATGATAAATCAACATATCCTTCTATCTTAGGAATGGAGAAAAGTAAAGAGTTACTTAAAGAGACAATAGAGAGTGCAAAAACTATTATAGTAGATAGATTTGGAGCAGAAAAGGGAAGAGTTCTCTTGGAATTAGCTGAATATATTGGGGATAGAAATAAATAGAAGAGTATATTATTATAACTATGGAGGATATTTATGGATATTCAACAATATACAGTTAAAAATTTTTTTAGTGAAGTATTGGAAAAACTTACTAATAAAACTTATTTAGTGGATCTTACTGTAGGGTGGATATTTTTTATAATTAAAGTTATTGCTTGTGTAGTTATCTACTACATTGCACTTAGATTTATAAGAAAATTATTACCTATATTAGATAGGGCAACCTCTAAAGAGAATGTAAATAAATCTCTTGGAAGTTTTTTAAGATCGATTTTTAATGTGGGAATGCACGCACTTCTTATAACTATTTGTTTACTTGTTCTAGGTGTAAAAGAGAGTAGTCTGTTTGCATTTTTTGGTACACTGGGAATTGGAGTTGGTTTAGCTTTAAAAGATAATCTATCAAATCTTGCAGGTGGAATTATCATACTTATTTTTAAGTCTTATTGTGTTGGTGATGAGGTAAAAATTGCAGGAGAAGTAGGTTATATACATGAGATTGATGTATTTTTTACATCTATTCGTACTCATAATGGAGATATTGTGATGGTTCCTAATGGAATGGTAGTCTCAAATAAACTTATTAACTATAATAAGACACCTACTAGAAGACTTAAATTAATAATTGGAGTGGACTATAATTGTAATCTAGATGTTGCTAGAAAGGCTCTTGAGGATATTTTAAATAAAAATCAATATGTTTTAAAAGAACCAAAACCTTATACCCATGTGGATAGCTACGGAGATAGTTCAATTAATATTGCACTTAAGGGCTGGATTCCTAATGAGCATTATTGGAAAGTGTATAAAGAAACTTTGAATGAAATTAAACCTGCACTTGATGCAGTAAATATAAGTATTCCGTTTCCTCAAATGGATGTTCACCTCAATGGAGTTTTACTCGAACAGAGAGAGGATAAACAGAGTCAATAATTTGTTCTCTATTGAGAGTCGTATATGTATTGTAAAAAAGGAGTCATCAACTATTTTGTTGGGACTCCTTTTAATATAAGATTTATATTTTACTAAATGTTTTAAGTTCTTGAAGCTCTTCTAGTATAGCTTCAAGA carries:
- the prmC gene encoding peptide chain release factor N(5)-glutamine methyltransferase, with protein sequence MKLLEILNFSKEYLQKYSFSKPRLESEKLISAVLKIERIALYAYFDMELTPEQKDTIKRYLREMARARKGFDELIKDKGEESMDMKNYRDENYELLKKSIQYLEKYQVPNAKLDVEYIFSHILKVNRMTLTLNLNKKIEDSDKQKIKEMLVARGKERKPLQYLLGEWEFYGYPFKVDERVLIPRADTEILVEQCKYLVNDLPTPKILDIGTGSGAIAITLGKELANAHILGLDISEGALAVATENRDLNGAQNVKFLKSDVFSVLRNEKYKNVKFNLIISNPPYIPTDEYRELMPEVLKYEPQNALTDGGDGYFFYEKISKEASEFLTKDGYLAFEVGYNQAEKVAEFMRENSFDVISIVKDYGGIDRVVIGKRREEN
- the queA gene encoding tRNA preQ1(34) S-adenosylmethionine ribosyltransferase-isomerase QueA; translation: MSTKLHDYDYYLPEELIGQEPREPRDHAKLMLVDKNNKKLEHKHFYDIIDYLHEGDILVRNSTKVIPARLFGHKETGGVLEILLIKRINLDTWECLLKPAKKLKLGQKLYVGQNNELIAELIEIKDDGNRVLKFSYEGAFEEVLDKLGNMPLPPYIVESLKEKERYQTVYAQKGESVAAPTAGLHFTKELLEKIEKKGIKIVDIFLEVGLGTFRPVQTEDVLDHKMHEEMFEIPKEAADIINQAKLEGKRVISVGTTSTRALESSVDENGKVVAQKNSTEIFIYPGYKFKVVDALITNFHLPKSTLLMLVSAFSNREFMLDVYRTAVEERYHFFSFGDAMFIY
- the rsmD gene encoding 16S rRNA (guanine(966)-N(2))-methyltransferase RsmD codes for the protein MQCLSINGVDRMRIIAGDAKNKKIKSRKGTDTRPTLGSMKESLFSIIAPYVPDSIFLDLFSGSGSISLEALSRGAKRAVMIEKDSEALKFIIENVNNLGYEDRCRAYKNDVIRAVEILGRKGEKFNIIFMDPPYKDETCTRVMKAIEKNGILADDGLIICEHHVFEEMADVIGEYKKADERKYGKKCITFYTR
- the xseB gene encoding exodeoxyribonuclease VII small subunit: MKFEENLAEIDGIIEKLESGELSLAESIKEYEIAMKLLKKSSDLLNKAEGKVLKVVEKDEDLLIEEV
- a CDS encoding polyprenyl synthetase family protein, with the protein product MLLKEYLETGKKLVESGIDKYLSELSYPEVIAEGMKYAVLNGGKRLRPILHFMTLEILGCKKEMGLATASAIEMIHSYSLVHDDLPALDNDDYRRGKLTTHKKFGEAQGILIGDALLTHAFYVLTEKNSELSPEKIVEIVKLTSSYAGINGMIGGQMVDIESEGKKISLETLKYMHANKTGKLLRLPVETACVIAGATKEDRDVLLKYSELVGLAFQIKDDILDIEGDFESIGKPVGSDLEHDKSTYPSILGMEKSKELLKETIESAKTIIVDRFGAEKGRVLLELAEYIGDRNK
- a CDS encoding mechanosensitive ion channel family protein: MDIQQYTVKNFFSEVLEKLTNKTYLVDLTVGWIFFIIKVIACVVIYYIALRFIRKLLPILDRATSKENVNKSLGSFLRSIFNVGMHALLITICLLVLGVKESSLFAFFGTLGIGVGLALKDNLSNLAGGIIILIFKSYCVGDEVKIAGEVGYIHEIDVFFTSIRTHNGDIVMVPNGMVVSNKLINYNKTPTRRLKLIIGVDYNCNLDVARKALEDILNKNQYVLKEPKPYTHVDSYGDSSINIALKGWIPNEHYWKVYKETLNEIKPALDAVNISIPFPQMDVHLNGVLLEQREDKQSQ